The genomic window GCGGGGCTGGGTGCCGAGCGGCCGTTTGTCGGCCAGTTCGTAGCGGCCCTTGAGCGCGTGGGTGCGCAGCAGGGTCGAGACCAGGGCCAGCGAGTCGCGCCAGCTCACCGCCACCCAGAGCCGCTTCTCGACCGGATTGAGATCGCCGAAGCGCAGGCTGTCGATGCCGCCCGCCCGCCCCAGGCGCAGGGTGAGACGCGGCGCGGCGAGCCCGTAGCTCGCCGCCTCGGCGGCGGTGGCCGGCGGCAGCCAGCGTTCGACCTTCTGCGAGGCGAGGGTGGCGAGCAGCCGGCCGATCACCACGCTGTCGCCCGGGTCGCGCACGGGCGCCGTGAGCTGCCAGGCGGGCGCCTCGCCCACGCGCTCCACGCGCAGGGTCTTGTCGGGATAGACGAGCTCGAACCAGCGCAGACTCTCGATGGGCTGCGGGTAGAGGTAGCCCGCCGCCAGGCGCTCGGCGACGCGCGCGGTCTCGCCGCGCTCGCGCAGGACGACGAGCAGCGCGGCGAGCAGCAGCAGCGCGAGCGCGGCAAGCGTCATGCGCCAACGAAGCCTCATGGCGGACCTCCCGGTGCGGCGCTCCGGCGGCCGCGCCGCGCCAGCCAGAGGCGCAGTGGCCAGAGCGCGACGAGGGCCAGCGGGAGCGCGAGGAGCGAGAGCAGATCGTAGAGCTGCCGTCCC from bacterium includes these protein-coding regions:
- a CDS encoding DUF4340 domain-containing protein, whose amino-acid sequence is MRLRWRMTLAALALLLLAALLVVLRERGETARVAERLAAGYLYPQPIESLRWFELVYPDKTLRVERVGEAPAWQLTAPVRDPGDSVVIGRLLATLASQKVERWLPPATAAEAASYGLAAPRLTLRLGRAGGIDSLRFGDLNPVEKRLWVAVSWRDSLALVSTLLRTHALKGRYELADKRPLGTQPR